A region of Subtercola boreus DNA encodes the following proteins:
- a CDS encoding MarR family winged helix-turn-helix transcriptional regulator, translated as MSQVQPGVDLPSSAGYLLKKASSALHSAMEAVLRPLGMNITHYSCLELLSQRPGLSNSELARGAFVTRQSMNVLLVALERDGLVTRAPQASTGRALPTELTAKGRAQLATASAAVRAIEDRMTTSFSAAERSNLGDLLSRCVTSLGAKGAEN; from the coding sequence ATGAGTCAAGTCCAACCGGGTGTCGATCTGCCGTCCTCTGCCGGCTACCTCCTGAAAAAGGCCTCCAGCGCCCTGCATTCGGCGATGGAGGCCGTTCTCCGTCCGCTCGGCATGAACATCACGCACTACTCCTGCCTGGAGCTGCTCTCCCAGCGACCGGGACTGTCGAACTCCGAGCTGGCCCGGGGGGCTTTCGTCACGAGGCAGTCGATGAACGTGCTGCTCGTGGCGCTGGAGCGCGACGGGCTCGTCACCCGCGCCCCGCAGGCCAGCACCGGGCGGGCGCTCCCGACCGAACTGACGGCGAAGGGCCGGGCCCAGCTCGCCACAGCGAGCGCCGCCGTCAGAGCCATCGAAGACAGGATGACCACGTCGTTCAGTGCCGCCGAGCGCTCGAACCTCGGCGACCTGCTGTCGCGCTGCGTGACCTCGCTCGGCGCGAAAGGTGCCGAGAACTGA
- a CDS encoding dioxygenase translates to MTENISAEQAQREADLVETVVASFQNTPDARLRVVMESLTRHLHAFVRDVRLTESEWNEAIAFLTAAGAITDERRQEFILLSDVLGLSMQTVAVNNVAYGNATEATVFGPFFTQDAPLIENGGDLSGGAPGQPCWVEGSVSDTSGAPIAGARIEVWEADEDGLYDVQYADGRVAARAHLFSGDDGSFRFWGLTPTPYPIPDDGPVGRLLAATGRSPYRASHLHFMVTAPGSRTLVTHIFVSGDELLERDSVFGVKESLVVDFVEQSADTPTPDGRELTEPWTRTRFDIVLAPEA, encoded by the coding sequence ATGACAGAGAACATCTCGGCAGAACAGGCCCAGCGCGAGGCGGACCTCGTCGAAACGGTCGTGGCCTCGTTCCAGAACACGCCCGACGCGCGCCTCCGGGTCGTCATGGAGTCGCTGACCCGGCACCTCCATGCTTTCGTGCGCGACGTGCGCCTCACCGAGAGCGAGTGGAACGAGGCCATCGCCTTCCTCACCGCCGCCGGAGCGATCACCGACGAGCGGCGGCAGGAGTTCATCCTGCTCTCCGATGTGCTCGGCCTCTCGATGCAGACCGTCGCCGTCAACAATGTGGCGTACGGGAACGCGACGGAGGCGACCGTCTTCGGGCCGTTCTTCACTCAGGATGCCCCGCTGATCGAGAACGGAGGCGACCTCTCCGGCGGGGCGCCCGGCCAGCCGTGCTGGGTGGAGGGGAGCGTCAGCGACACGTCGGGCGCCCCGATCGCCGGCGCGCGGATAGAGGTATGGGAGGCCGACGAAGACGGACTCTACGACGTGCAGTACGCCGACGGCCGCGTGGCGGCGCGAGCCCATCTCTTCTCCGGCGACGATGGGAGCTTCCGGTTCTGGGGGCTCACGCCGACGCCGTACCCGATTCCCGACGACGGCCCGGTCGGACGCCTGCTGGCCGCCACCGGCCGGTCGCCGTACCGCGCGTCGCACCTGCACTTCATGGTCACGGCGCCCGGGAGCCGCACGCTCGTCACCCACATCTTCGTGAGCGGGGACGAACTGCTGGAGCGCGACTCGGTCTTCGGGGTGAAGGAGTCCCTGGTCGTCGACTTCGTCGAGCAGAGCGCCGACACCCCCACACCCGATGGGCGCGAGCTCACCGAGCCGTGGACGCGAACACGGTTCGACATCGTGCTCGCGCCGGAGGCCTAG
- a CDS encoding maleylacetate reductase gives MPLVFSHDTLAQRVLFGAGLAGTHLRDEISRLGARRVMLVCTAGQAERSGAALHGLDIALRWEDAPQHVPVERAEAARAAAAANDIDLIVAVGGGSTIGMAKAVALTTGLPIVAVPTTFAGSEATPVWGLTEHSRKQTGVDARVLPVSVIYDAALAEGLSRELAVASGLNGIAHCIDSLWAPRADPINATLAAEGITALARGLRLIGGSATRPEPDGGGDGDPDDRTALAGREAAQYGAYLSAVAFASAGSGLHHKICHVLGGTYGLPHAATHAIVLPYVTAFNVPAAPEAGRRIARAFGSDDALAGLNRLRADLDAPRALADLGFEESQIEEAATIILPAVPESNPRPVGLTDLVTLLRAARAGTPPENVRWENVA, from the coding sequence GTGCCCCTCGTCTTCAGCCATGACACCCTGGCGCAGCGCGTTCTGTTCGGTGCGGGCCTCGCCGGCACGCACCTCCGCGACGAGATCTCGCGGCTCGGCGCCCGGCGGGTGATGCTGGTCTGCACGGCCGGACAGGCCGAGCGCTCCGGCGCTGCGCTCCACGGGCTCGACATCGCCCTGCGCTGGGAGGATGCCCCGCAGCACGTGCCCGTCGAACGCGCCGAAGCGGCGAGGGCGGCAGCTGCAGCGAACGACATCGACCTGATCGTGGCGGTGGGTGGCGGTTCGACGATCGGCATGGCCAAGGCCGTCGCGCTCACCACCGGCCTTCCGATCGTCGCCGTGCCGACCACGTTCGCCGGTTCGGAGGCGACTCCGGTGTGGGGTCTCACCGAGCACTCCCGCAAGCAGACCGGGGTGGATGCCCGGGTGCTGCCGGTCTCGGTGATCTACGATGCGGCGCTGGCCGAGGGGCTGTCGCGGGAGTTGGCCGTGGCATCCGGGCTCAACGGCATCGCGCACTGTATCGACTCGCTCTGGGCCCCGCGGGCCGACCCGATCAACGCCACGCTGGCCGCGGAGGGCATCACCGCCCTCGCCCGGGGACTGCGACTGATCGGCGGTTCCGCTACCCGCCCAGAGCCCGACGGCGGCGGCGACGGCGACCCGGATGATCGGACCGCTCTGGCCGGCCGCGAGGCGGCCCAGTACGGCGCCTACCTCTCGGCGGTCGCCTTCGCGTCGGCCGGTTCGGGCCTGCACCACAAGATCTGCCACGTGCTCGGCGGCACCTACGGCCTGCCGCACGCCGCGACGCACGCCATCGTGCTGCCGTATGTGACGGCGTTCAACGTGCCGGCCGCACCGGAGGCGGGTCGCCGCATCGCGCGGGCGTTCGGGTCCGACGATGCGCTCGCCGGGCTGAACCGGCTGCGGGCCGATCTCGATGCACCCCGGGCGCTCGCCGACCTCGGTTTCGAGGAGTCTCAGATCGAGGAGGCCGCCACGATCATCCTGCCGGCCGTGCCCGAGTCGAACCCCAGACCGGTCGGCCTCACCGACCTGGTCACCCTGCTCCGGGCCGCCCGGGCCGGAACGCCACCTGAGAATGTCCGTTGGGAGAACGTCGCATGA
- a CDS encoding dihydrofolate reductase family protein — protein MPGSIHIDHFTTLDGVAQAPGGPQEDPSGGFTFGGWQAPLGDEATGAQIFAGIDATDALLLGRRTYDIFAAYWPNQKEGPGPDFSIARRYNAIPKFVASRSRPDLSWSGSQLLGPDLAAEIASLRDRFEQVHVVGSIDFSRTLVAEGLFDQLNLWVYPIVVGRGKRLFPDDGPPTALELLSAEPASPNGTVLLRYGPTGGLPETGDMT, from the coding sequence ATGCCCGGCAGCATCCACATCGACCACTTCACGACCCTCGACGGCGTGGCCCAGGCCCCCGGCGGCCCGCAGGAGGACCCGTCGGGCGGGTTCACGTTCGGCGGCTGGCAGGCACCGCTCGGCGACGAGGCGACCGGTGCCCAGATCTTCGCCGGAATCGACGCGACGGATGCCCTGCTGCTCGGCCGGCGCACCTACGACATCTTCGCCGCCTACTGGCCGAACCAGAAGGAGGGGCCCGGCCCCGACTTCTCCATCGCCCGCCGGTACAACGCGATCCCGAAGTTCGTGGCCTCGCGCAGCAGACCCGACCTCAGCTGGAGCGGATCGCAGCTGCTCGGCCCCGACCTGGCGGCGGAGATCGCCTCACTCCGCGACCGGTTCGAGCAGGTGCACGTGGTCGGCAGCATCGACTTCTCGCGCACGCTGGTCGCCGAGGGCCTGTTCGACCAGCTGAACCTGTGGGTGTACCCGATCGTGGTCGGCCGCGGCAAGCGCCTGTTCCCCGACGACGGGCCGCCCACAGCCCTCGAACTGCTCTCGGCAGAACCTGCCTCGCCGAACGGCACCGTTCTGCTGCGCTACGGGCCGACGGGCGGGCTGCCCGAGACCGGCGACATGACGTGA
- a CDS encoding epoxide hydrolase family protein, whose translation MANAPASIHPFDECASAEALADLRARLVATRWPDVPEVPGGVGWSPGADQGFLRDLVAHWIDGFDWPAAEAKLARLPRFRTEVGGLGIHFVHARGAATPSGRPALPLLLNHGWPDSFWRYSKVVGLLADPGAHGADPEDAFDVIVPDMPGFGYSDAPVGGPLDSRAVAALWAELLGRLGHDRFVTAGGDIGSHVSRYLALDFPDRVVAVHRMDAGLPVFGGAPSELSPAEQRWFEASAAWNQAEGAYGAMHRTKPQTAAAALNDSPVGLAAWIVEKLHAWSDGGVGAYTMDEILTNVTLYWLTGTIGSSMRMYSANAALPKEQLLRRVEVPSGFSIFHGDIVRPPREWIERTANAVRITEPARGGHFAPFEQPELYAQELRDFFRPFRGFRAG comes from the coding sequence ATGGCAAACGCACCAGCGAGCATCCATCCGTTCGACGAGTGCGCGTCGGCTGAAGCGCTCGCCGACCTGCGGGCCCGGCTGGTCGCGACCCGGTGGCCCGATGTGCCCGAGGTGCCGGGAGGGGTGGGCTGGTCGCCCGGCGCCGACCAGGGGTTCCTCCGCGACCTCGTCGCGCACTGGATCGACGGCTTCGACTGGCCCGCCGCTGAGGCGAAGCTCGCCCGCCTTCCACGGTTCCGCACCGAGGTGGGCGGGCTGGGCATCCATTTCGTGCACGCGCGCGGGGCCGCCACACCGTCGGGTCGGCCGGCGCTTCCGCTCCTGCTGAACCACGGCTGGCCCGACTCGTTCTGGCGCTACTCGAAGGTGGTCGGCCTGCTGGCCGACCCGGGCGCGCACGGCGCCGACCCCGAGGACGCATTCGACGTGATCGTTCCCGACATGCCGGGGTTCGGGTACTCGGATGCGCCCGTTGGCGGCCCGCTCGACTCCCGCGCGGTGGCCGCCCTCTGGGCCGAGCTCCTCGGGCGGCTCGGCCACGACCGGTTCGTCACGGCCGGGGGTGACATCGGCAGCCACGTCTCGCGGTACCTCGCCCTCGACTTCCCCGACCGCGTCGTGGCGGTGCACCGGATGGATGCCGGGCTGCCGGTCTTCGGCGGAGCCCCGTCGGAGCTCTCCCCGGCCGAGCAGCGCTGGTTCGAAGCATCCGCCGCCTGGAACCAGGCCGAGGGAGCCTACGGCGCGATGCACCGGACGAAACCCCAGACGGCCGCGGCCGCACTGAACGATTCGCCGGTCGGCCTCGCCGCCTGGATCGTCGAGAAACTGCACGCCTGGAGTGACGGCGGGGTCGGGGCGTACACGATGGACGAGATCCTGACGAACGTCACGCTCTACTGGCTGACCGGCACAATCGGTTCGTCGATGCGCATGTACAGCGCCAACGCGGCCCTGCCGAAGGAGCAGCTGCTGCGGCGGGTCGAGGTTCCGTCGGGGTTCTCGATCTTCCACGGCGACATCGTGCGCCCACCGCGGGAGTGGATCGAGCGCACCGCGAACGCGGTACGCATCACGGAGCCGGCGCGCGGCGGGCACTTCGCGCCGTTCGAGCAGCCGGAGCTCTACGCCCAGGAGCTGCGGGACTTCTTCCGCCCGTTCCGCGGCTTCCGGGCCGGCTGA
- a CDS encoding TetR/AcrR family transcriptional regulator, which yields MTATDVLAPRDLLRTRLVEVAADLLATKGPEGVTTRSVAHAAGVQAPMIYRIFGDKERLLAAVAEHGFAHYMAEKRPLDADDDPVENLRSGWYLHIGFGLANPALFRLMNTALLTPDGQRIADAGGDVLRERVRRVARAGRLRVADQRAVDLIRAAGTGVVFTLIDQPEAARDESLADLAWESVCSSILTPASDSGDAITPAPAAAAGVAALTLRAALPDLTAFTDAERALLGDWLDRLA from the coding sequence ATGACTGCGACCGACGTGCTCGCCCCGCGCGACCTCCTGCGCACTCGGTTGGTCGAGGTAGCGGCAGATCTGCTCGCCACGAAGGGGCCCGAGGGCGTCACGACCCGGTCCGTCGCCCACGCGGCCGGCGTGCAGGCACCCATGATCTACCGGATCTTCGGCGACAAGGAACGACTGCTCGCGGCCGTCGCCGAGCACGGATTCGCGCACTACATGGCCGAGAAGCGACCCCTCGACGCAGACGACGACCCCGTCGAGAACCTCCGCTCCGGCTGGTACCTGCACATCGGTTTCGGCCTCGCCAACCCCGCGTTGTTCCGGCTGATGAACACGGCGCTCCTGACACCGGACGGTCAGCGGATCGCCGACGCGGGCGGCGATGTTCTTCGGGAACGGGTGCGGCGGGTCGCGCGGGCCGGCCGGTTGCGTGTGGCCGACCAGCGCGCGGTCGATCTCATCCGAGCTGCCGGGACCGGCGTCGTGTTCACGCTCATCGACCAGCCCGAGGCGGCGCGCGACGAGTCGCTGGCCGATCTGGCGTGGGAGTCGGTCTGTTCGAGCATCCTGACTCCGGCGAGCGACTCCGGAGACGCCATCACCCCGGCGCCGGCCGCTGCAGCCGGGGTGGCTGCACTCACGCTCCGCGCAGCGCTCCCGGATCTCACAGCGTTCACCGACGCGGAGCGGGCACTGCTCGGCGACTGGCTCGACCGCCTCGCCTGA
- the pgi gene encoding glucose-6-phosphate isomerase, whose translation MTESVPVESPSTEAWKTLAGIAEGFNPDLRAWFAADPSRASRLTFQAADLTVDLSKSFLTDEILGALLQLAEDAGVAGRYRAMIEGEHINVTENRAVLHTALRRPENGEGLVPPAGFVVDGQDVDADVHATLDKVYAFAEKVRSGEWTGVTGKRIQTVVNIGIGGSDLGPVMVYEALKPYAQAGLEVRFVSNIDPSDVYEKTADLDPETTLFIVASKTFGTLETLTNARLARQWLWERLATSGAIGDSDDDRTSAVAKHFVAVSTALDKVAAFGIDPENAFGFWDWVGGRYSVDSAIGTSVVIAIGRENWQGFLAGFHAIDEHMRTTPLERNVPVLMGLLNVWYTNFLKAQSHAVLPYAQYLHRFPAYLQQLTMESNGKSVRWDGSPVTTDTGEIFWGEPGTNGQHAFYQLIHQGTRLIPADFIAVANPAHPLKDQTGDGGGVTPGQDVHDLFMANFFAQTKALAFGKTADEVRAEGTAESVVPARVFTGNKPTTSILAPALTPSVLGQLIALYEHIVFTEGTIWGIDSFDQWGVELGKQLALQVTPAVGGDAAALEAQDSSTKSLIEKYLALRSSDQPG comes from the coding sequence GTGACCGAATCCGTTCCCGTCGAATCCCCCTCAACCGAGGCGTGGAAGACGCTCGCCGGCATCGCGGAAGGGTTCAACCCCGACCTCCGCGCATGGTTCGCGGCAGACCCGTCGCGCGCTTCGCGCCTCACCTTCCAGGCCGCAGACCTCACGGTCGACCTGTCGAAGTCCTTCCTCACCGACGAGATCCTCGGGGCGCTGCTGCAGCTGGCTGAGGATGCCGGCGTCGCCGGTCGCTACCGCGCCATGATCGAGGGCGAGCACATCAACGTGACGGAGAACCGCGCGGTGCTGCACACCGCCCTCCGGCGCCCGGAGAACGGCGAGGGCCTCGTGCCGCCCGCCGGCTTCGTGGTCGACGGACAGGACGTCGACGCCGACGTGCATGCCACGCTCGACAAGGTCTACGCCTTCGCAGAGAAGGTGCGCTCGGGCGAGTGGACGGGTGTGACCGGCAAGCGCATCCAGACGGTCGTCAACATCGGCATCGGCGGGTCGGATCTCGGACCGGTGATGGTCTACGAGGCCCTGAAGCCGTATGCGCAGGCCGGCCTCGAGGTGCGTTTCGTGTCGAACATCGACCCGAGCGACGTCTACGAGAAGACAGCGGATCTCGACCCGGAGACCACGCTGTTCATCGTGGCGTCGAAGACGTTCGGCACGCTCGAGACGCTGACGAACGCCCGCCTGGCCCGGCAGTGGCTCTGGGAGCGGCTCGCGACATCCGGGGCCATCGGCGACAGCGACGACGATCGCACCTCGGCCGTCGCCAAGCACTTCGTGGCCGTTTCGACCGCCCTCGACAAGGTGGCGGCGTTCGGCATCGACCCCGAGAACGCCTTCGGCTTCTGGGACTGGGTCGGCGGCCGCTACTCGGTCGACTCGGCCATCGGAACCTCGGTCGTGATCGCGATCGGGCGCGAGAACTGGCAGGGCTTCCTCGCCGGTTTCCACGCCATCGACGAGCACATGCGCACCACACCGCTCGAACGTAATGTTCCCGTGCTGATGGGGCTGCTGAACGTCTGGTACACGAACTTCCTGAAGGCGCAGAGCCACGCGGTCCTGCCGTACGCGCAGTACCTGCACCGGTTCCCCGCCTACCTCCAGCAGCTCACGATGGAGTCGAACGGCAAGAGCGTGCGATGGGACGGCTCCCCCGTTACCACAGACACAGGCGAGATCTTCTGGGGCGAGCCCGGCACGAACGGCCAGCACGCGTTCTACCAGCTGATCCACCAGGGCACCCGGCTGATCCCGGCGGACTTCATCGCCGTCGCGAACCCCGCGCACCCGCTGAAGGACCAGACCGGTGACGGCGGCGGCGTGACGCCCGGCCAGGACGTGCACGACCTCTTCATGGCCAACTTCTTCGCCCAGACCAAGGCCCTCGCGTTCGGCAAGACGGCCGACGAGGTGCGGGCGGAGGGCACCGCAGAGTCGGTCGTGCCCGCGCGCGTCTTCACCGGGAACAAGCCCACCACGAGCATCCTCGCGCCCGCACTCACCCCGAGCGTGCTCGGCCAGCTCATCGCCCTCTACGAGCACATCGTGTTCACGGAGGGCACGATCTGGGGCATCGACTCGTTCGACCAGTGGGGCGTGGAGCTCGGCAAGCAGCTCGCGCTGCAGGTCACGCCCGCGGTCGGCGGCGACGCGGCGGCGCTCGAGGCGCAGGACTCGTCGACGAAGTCGCTCATCGAGAAGTACCTGGCGCTCCGGAGCTCCGACCAGCCCGGCTAG
- a CDS encoding RBBP9/YdeN family alpha/beta hydrolase: MSEATPTRRVVVLHGYNAHPGKHWFDWLAAELAPEGITVFTPALPDSAEPQLHAWLASARDAIGTPDDGLVVIGHSLGSITALKALAALLGPAPGPARLGGLVLVSGFDRRLANLPGIDGFTVATVDYAPIIRCTRSRRMIVSDDDEIVAPALSHDLAAALDAEVTVVPGAGHFCQEDGYTSFPEVARVVRAILA; encoded by the coding sequence ATGTCCGAAGCCACGCCCACCCGCCGCGTCGTCGTGCTGCACGGCTACAACGCCCACCCCGGCAAACACTGGTTCGACTGGTTGGCGGCTGAACTCGCGCCCGAGGGAATCACGGTCTTCACGCCGGCCCTGCCCGACTCGGCCGAGCCGCAGCTCCATGCCTGGCTGGCGTCGGCCCGCGACGCGATCGGCACGCCCGACGACGGTCTCGTCGTGATCGGCCACAGCCTCGGCAGCATCACGGCCCTGAAGGCCCTCGCAGCGCTGCTGGGCCCCGCTCCCGGCCCCGCACGGCTCGGCGGCCTCGTGCTCGTCTCCGGCTTCGACCGCCGCCTCGCGAACCTCCCGGGGATCGACGGCTTCACGGTCGCCACGGTCGACTACGCCCCGATCATCCGGTGCACCCGCAGCCGCCGGATGATCGTGTCGGACGATGACGAGATCGTCGCCCCGGCCCTCAGCCACGACCTTGCGGCAGCACTCGACGCAGAGGTCACGGTGGTTCCCGGCGCCGGGCACTTCTGCCA
- a CDS encoding VOC family protein: MSEAAGPGFISLQVRDLDASAAFYETHLGLTRQAGPPHAVVFDTKPAAFAVRDAAPGVDLDSVSQLGFGVGIWMHAADAQGIHDALAAAGVPIVSAPIDGPFGRTFTFADPDGYQITLHDRA; this comes from the coding sequence ATGTCTGAAGCAGCAGGTCCCGGATTCATCTCACTGCAGGTACGCGACCTCGACGCCTCGGCGGCCTTCTACGAGACCCACCTCGGGCTCACTCGCCAGGCCGGCCCGCCGCACGCCGTCGTCTTCGACACGAAACCCGCCGCCTTCGCCGTGCGTGACGCAGCCCCCGGTGTCGATCTCGACTCCGTCTCGCAGCTCGGCTTCGGTGTCGGCATCTGGATGCACGCGGCCGACGCCCAGGGTATCCACGACGCGCTCGCGGCCGCCGGAGTGCCGATCGTCTCCGCGCCGATCGACGGCCCGTTCGGTCGTACGTTCACCTTCGCCGACCCCGACGGCTACCAGATCACGTTGCACGACCGCGCGTAG
- a CDS encoding NAD(P)H-binding protein — MIVITGATGALNGATVDHLLTLVPASEIAVAVRDISKAERFTDLGITVRHGDYADAATLPSAFEGADQLLLVSSSDPRADAVDLHRVAIDAAVAAGVGRILYTSHQGAGLDSPFNPARDHAATEQLLADSGVAWTSLRNGFYAHSLNWLLGDWRQTGVITIPVDGPMSWTSRDDEAEAAAIILASGGGFDGPTTLTASAAPTFAEITAIASEVAGSDVELRVVGDADWMALQIAQGTPEFVAGFTLGTFQAAAQGRFAGVDPLLAELLSREPHTVRDALEAPAEH; from the coding sequence ATGATCGTCATCACCGGAGCCACCGGCGCGCTGAACGGCGCGACCGTCGACCACCTCCTCACCCTCGTACCGGCGTCCGAGATCGCCGTCGCCGTGCGTGACATCTCGAAGGCGGAGCGCTTCACCGACCTCGGCATCACCGTGCGCCACGGCGACTACGCGGATGCCGCGACCCTCCCCTCCGCCTTCGAGGGCGCCGATCAGCTGCTGCTCGTCTCGTCGAGCGACCCGCGCGCCGACGCCGTCGACCTCCATCGCGTCGCGATCGACGCAGCGGTCGCTGCCGGAGTGGGGCGCATCCTCTACACCAGCCACCAGGGCGCGGGCCTCGACAGCCCGTTCAACCCGGCGCGCGACCACGCGGCGACCGAGCAGCTGCTGGCCGACTCCGGGGTCGCCTGGACATCGCTCCGCAACGGCTTCTACGCCCACTCCCTGAACTGGCTGCTCGGCGACTGGCGCCAGACGGGCGTCATCACGATCCCCGTCGACGGCCCGATGTCGTGGACCTCGCGCGACGACGAGGCGGAGGCCGCCGCGATCATCCTCGCCTCAGGCGGCGGGTTCGACGGGCCGACGACCCTGACCGCCAGCGCCGCTCCGACCTTCGCCGAGATCACCGCCATCGCGTCTGAGGTCGCCGGGAGCGACGTCGAGCTGCGAGTGGTGGGCGACGCCGACTGGATGGCGCTCCAGATCGCGCAGGGAACGCCGGAGTTCGTGGCCGGTTTCACGCTCGGCACCTTCCAGGCCGCAGCCCAGGGCCGTTTCGCGGGCGTCGACCCCCTGCTCGCGGAACTGCTCAGCCGGGAGCCGCACACCGTCCGCGACGCTCTCGAAGCTCCCGCCGAGCACTGA
- a CDS encoding FAD-dependent oxidoreductase: MATFHDGIADTTLPDAGVVQTDVLIVGSGPAGASAALALSTLGVPNMMITKYRWTANTPRAHITNQRAMEFFRDMGIEDQVKAESTPHEMIGDTVFCTSIAGEEIGRILTWGTHPARHADYVQASPTLNCDIPQNYLEPILVKNATQRGTQTRFSSEYLSHTQDADGVAVEVLDRVSGRPYTVRAKYLIGTDGARSAVAADIDLPMEGAMDIAGSMNITFTADLEQLVGHRPSVLYWVVQPGSNIGGIGAGLVRMVRPWKEWLIVWGYDISQPAPVVDTAAATQIVRNLLGMPELEVTITGTSIWGNNEMFATRLQKGRVFCAGDAIHRHPPSNGLGSNTSVQDAYNLAWKLAAVIRGQAGEQLLETYTSERAPVARQIVTRANKSGREFGALFEALGITTAKTAEEMIERIDERKANTPAGARKREAVQAAMDLKNYEFNAHGVEMGQFYTSSAVLSDGSVKPAPARDAELYYEASTVPGSPLPHVWVGDSREKVSTLDLAPSTQFTLFTGITGSAWADVAPRVGARLGLTLGAVVIGPGQRYSDLYFDWARVREVAEDGMVLVRPDKIVAWRSQHLVDDPEEQLHRALASILSRTE; encoded by the coding sequence ATGGCGACTTTTCACGACGGCATAGCCGATACGACACTGCCGGATGCCGGAGTGGTTCAGACCGACGTGCTGATTGTCGGCTCGGGGCCGGCCGGGGCATCCGCTGCTCTCGCCCTTTCGACCCTCGGCGTGCCGAACATGATGATCACGAAGTACCGGTGGACGGCGAACACCCCGCGCGCGCACATCACCAACCAGCGTGCCATGGAGTTCTTCCGCGACATGGGTATCGAAGACCAGGTGAAGGCCGAGTCCACCCCGCACGAGATGATCGGCGACACGGTCTTCTGCACCTCGATCGCGGGCGAGGAGATCGGCCGCATCCTCACCTGGGGTACGCATCCGGCACGGCACGCCGACTACGTGCAGGCCTCGCCGACACTGAACTGCGACATCCCGCAGAACTACCTCGAGCCGATCCTCGTCAAGAATGCCACCCAGCGCGGAACGCAGACCCGCTTCTCCAGCGAATACCTCTCGCACACCCAGGATGCCGACGGTGTCGCCGTCGAGGTACTCGACCGGGTCAGCGGGCGTCCCTACACGGTTCGCGCGAAGTACCTGATCGGCACCGACGGGGCCCGCTCGGCGGTCGCGGCGGACATAGACCTGCCGATGGAGGGCGCGATGGACATCGCCGGTTCGATGAACATCACCTTCACGGCCGACCTCGAGCAGCTCGTCGGGCACCGACCGTCGGTTCTCTACTGGGTGGTGCAGCCCGGGTCGAACATCGGCGGTATCGGTGCAGGGCTGGTGCGCATGGTGCGGCCCTGGAAGGAGTGGCTGATCGTCTGGGGGTACGACATCTCGCAGCCGGCCCCGGTGGTCGACACCGCCGCCGCCACACAGATCGTGCGGAACCTCCTCGGCATGCCGGAGCTCGAGGTCACGATCACGGGCACCTCGATCTGGGGCAACAACGAGATGTTCGCGACACGCCTGCAGAAGGGCCGCGTGTTCTGTGCGGGGGATGCGATCCACCGCCACCCGCCGAGCAACGGTCTCGGCTCGAACACCTCGGTGCAGGATGCCTACAACCTCGCGTGGAAGTTGGCGGCGGTCATCCGGGGCCAGGCCGGAGAGCAGCTGCTCGAGACCTACACCAGCGAGCGGGCGCCGGTCGCGCGGCAGATCGTCACCCGCGCGAACAAGTCGGGGCGGGAGTTCGGCGCGCTGTTCGAGGCGCTCGGGATCACGACGGCGAAGACGGCGGAGGAGATGATCGAGCGCATCGACGAACGGAAGGCCAACACCCCCGCCGGCGCCCGCAAGCGGGAAGCAGTGCAGGCCGCGATGGACCTGAAGAACTACGAGTTCAACGCCCACGGCGTCGAGATGGGCCAGTTCTACACCTCGAGCGCGGTGCTCTCCGACGGGTCGGTGAAGCCGGCGCCGGCGCGGGATGCCGAACTGTACTACGAGGCGTCGACCGTTCCCGGGTCACCGCTTCCGCACGTCTGGGTGGGCGACTCGCGCGAGAAGGTGTCGACCCTCGACCTCGCGCCGAGCACGCAGTTCACTCTCTTCACGGGCATCACCGGCAGTGCGTGGGCGGATGTCGCGCCCCGGGTCGGCGCCCGACTGGGCCTCACCCTCGGGGCTGTTGTCATCGGCCCCGGCCAGCGCTACTCCGACCTGTATTTCGACTGGGCCCGGGTGCGGGAGGTGGCCGAGGACGGGATGGTCCTGGTGCGGCCCGACAAGATCGTCGCCTGGCGCTCCCAGCACCTGGTCGACGATCCCGAAGAGCAGCTCCACCGTGCGTTGGCCTCGATCCTCAGCCGGACGGAGTGA
- a CDS encoding VOC family protein, translating into MGVTGIGGIFFRSSDPDARAAWYREHLGIAAGAESVWEQSAGMTVFAPFPASTDYFAADQPFMLNLRVTELDALASRLEEAGILVERRAEWESEYGWFVRIHDPEGLPIELWELPG; encoded by the coding sequence GTGGGCGTGACGGGTATCGGCGGCATCTTCTTCCGCAGCAGCGATCCGGATGCCCGGGCCGCCTGGTACCGCGAGCACCTCGGCATCGCGGCCGGCGCTGAGAGCGTGTGGGAGCAGTCGGCGGGGATGACCGTCTTCGCGCCGTTCCCTGCGTCGACGGACTATTTCGCCGCTGACCAGCCCTTCATGCTCAACCTGCGCGTCACCGAGCTCGACGCGCTCGCCTCGCGATTGGAGGAGGCGGGCATCCTGGTCGAGCGGCGGGCCGAGTGGGAGAGCGAGTACGGGTGGTTCGTGCGGATCCACGACCCCGAGGGGCTGCCCATCGAGCTCTGGGAGCTGCCCGGCTGA